In the Roseofilum casamattae BLCC-M143 genome, CTGCTTTAAACTCTCTTTGGCCGCATCCTCTCGATCTAAATTTCCCTGACACTTAACCAACAACAACCGAAACAATTGACTCCACAATAAATAATATAATCCTTGCGGAATTAACACGGGTCGTTTTTCCTGACGGTAACGCTCGTCTACAGACGCCAAAATCCGCAAGCATTCCTCCAGTTTCTTGCCAGCCATTTCCCATTCACCCGTTTCCGCAGCCAGCTTTCCTAAAAAACCATAATCCAAGGCCAACTGCACCGGCGACCCAAACTTCTGATGCAGCTCTAGAGATTTTTGAGTGAACTCTAATAAGGTTTCCCAAGCTTGTAAATGTTGCAGAACATCGCTCACTTGTCCGGTCATTTGTGCAATCAAATCCTCGCGATCGCAGGCCATAAAGCACTCAATAGATCGATCGAAATAAAACCTGGCTTGTTCCCAAAGTTCGCGCTCGCCTCCATTATTTTGTCCTTGCCGCGCGAAACAAAGTCCTAAATAAAATAAGAGCAATCCTTTACGATCTAAAGATAGTTCGACAATCGCTTCTGTTGTCTCCTCTTCTCCTCGATAAGTTTGAGGTTGCCAATAATAAAGCGTTTGTTGATAATAGGCGATCGCCTCATCAATATTCCCCTGCATCAAGCGATCTTGACCCAATAACATCGATAGATTTGCCTGCAATGAGGGTTCGAGGTAGCTTTCTCGTTGCTGCAGTGTCTGCAACGCAAACTCCAACTGTTCGCGATCGGAACCATAACTAGCGACCCCAGATTTAGCATACTCTCCGCTCGCCGACTGTGGAGGTAAAAACGACACGGGAAACGCCATCAGTTGTTTTGATTCTTGGCTTAATAGAGTTGAAAATAAAGTATCGGCTTTTCGACCGATCAACTGCTGTAATTCTTCAGTCGTTAGATCGAATGAAATTGGATTCGCAGCAAAATTCGCCAGATCGGGAGCAAGCTGCAAAATATGAGTTAAGCCAGTGTCGTTGGCCCACAACACTAACGGACAATGCAATTGTTTCCGAAACTCATCCCGAATAACATTAGTAGAAACCAACAACTCTTGCCGGTTAGTAATTGATTCGAGACCGAGAACAAATAAAGCAGAGTACGAAGGTGTTGCCTGATTGAGATTGAGTTTAACCGCTCGATAAAGATTAGTTGTCTCTGGGGCAAGATGCAACAACCGAATGGGTGAAAGAATCGGCGATCGCGCTGCTAGGATTTCTGGCAAGCGCTGCAATACACGCTCTTTTAAATTGGGATAATTGCAGCGCACTAACACCAGAGAAAATTGCCCCTGAGACAACGAAATCGAACGGGCTAATCGCGTCAAAGACCGTTGATTATCTATGAAGGTGTTGGAGTCCGAACTGCTTTCTGTGCTAGCCATTGCTTGAACTTTTGATGTTCTCGAAGCGCAGGATTAAGAGCAAACCAAGATCCTTGTGAATCTCGATACTCAAAAACAAACATACTACGCAAGAGAGTTAAATATTCCAGCTCTCCTTGTACGCTTTGCTGGGTAACCACTTGGTATAATAGTTCCCATTCTTCGTCTTTAATCGAAGTTGTCAAATAATCTCGACGGTCTCGAATGACTGCCTCTAGTATATCCCTGGAAAAAGGAGGATCTTCTTGTTGCAAGCAACTAAACAGCATTCCTAACAAATTGCGCATATGACCGCCGCTGACTTGGCAAAGACGGTCTAATAAGTCCGGAGTTTGGAAGAGTTGGATAATTTTCTCTTCCTGCTCTTCGGTGCTGCTCTGGGGAAACGCACGAGTTAATACCATCTGCCGCAGCAGTTTCATGCCTAGAGGAAAGGTTTCCCCCGTCCGCGTTTTCACTGGAACCATGGGAAGTACTTTCGGCGTAATTCCTCCTCCCAGACGGTTTTTCAGCGTTTCGCACTCGCTCGAGAAAATCAACGATAGGGGAATGGTATAGACTAAATGACAGTTGAGTTGCCTCAGTTGTTGCCCTCGGTCGATAAATAAATATTCCGGTAACAGTCGTCCGGCGGGCCCGGCTTGGTTGTGGACTCGGTCTAGGTTATCGACAATGACGACTAACCCCTTTTTCCCCTGACCCTTGAGCTGTTGGTTAGCTACGTCGAGTAGTTCTTGGTTAATCGCTTCCAGGATACCAGCCGTGCGCGGTTCTAGGAAGTTGCGCAACCGGTGTCGCAGTTTCGGGCTTTCTCTGGTTTTGGCGGTGAGGCTGGCAATACCTAAAGGTAGTGAAAACCCGACCTCGCCGCTACTGCTGGCACTAAATTCACCAACACCGGGTACGGATGCTTGAGCGCTAAAATCAATGGGAGTTTGCAGAAATTCAACGGCATCGTGTAATAGACTCTGAAACCGGCGCGGTTGCAAATTAACCGAGGCACGTTGCAGTTGTTCGCTCACTTGCCGGGCGATCGCCAGTAAGATATCGGTAATGTCCATATCGCCCATATCTAGGTCTTCTGACGATTCAAAGTAGACCACTTCAAAGTTTTGTTCTTCGAGTAATGCTTTTAGACGCAACAGCTCTGTTGATTTACCGCAACCAATATGACCGGTAAACAGTTGGCAAGTGGGGCGATCGGGAGATAATGTAGTGATGGTTCGTCCCAAAGTCCTGACAATCTTCCCGCCACGCACTGTAGAAAAGTCGATATAATAGGGGCGGTTGTTGGGATCGCCGAGGTCTAAAGGGGTGGATGGATTGCAAGCCTGATAAAAGCGCCCTAAATCTAAAATCATTAGTCTCGCGTTATAAGTAGATGTAGATAACGTTATCTGAATTCAACCGATCGCAATTAAGTACCCATTCGCAGTTTCCGCGTTCCGATCGTCATTACCCGATCGTTACTAAATGTAAACTATACCAGAGGAAGAAACGGTTAGGATGTTTTTGCTCCAGCCGTTCTGCCAAGCTTATCTCTGCCATAAATAGGTATCCTAGCTCGCTCCGTCTTGACCCGACATTAACACCCCAGCCACTTACATTCAGCTTCTCCTCCCTGTTCGTCTCTGGCTGCTAGTAATAATGACGAAGACGCCAGTGAAGACATCTCGACATCCGAATTAGGGGAGGGGTGCGCGCTAGATCGGTTGGCTTCGCTCCCAGTCAGAGATAATAGGGGAGTGCTCAAGCACAATATCATTAGTAGTGGTGTGAATTGGTGAATTGTGAACATTATAACCTTCTCCTTCACCTAAGTTTTAGGGGAATTAGACAACGATCGCAGGGGAG is a window encoding:
- a CDS encoding AAA family ATPase yields the protein MILDLGRFYQACNPSTPLDLGDPNNRPYYIDFSTVRGGKIVRTLGRTITTLSPDRPTCQLFTGHIGCGKSTELLRLKALLEEQNFEVVYFESSEDLDMGDMDITDILLAIARQVSEQLQRASVNLQPRRFQSLLHDAVEFLQTPIDFSAQASVPGVGEFSASSSGEVGFSLPLGIASLTAKTRESPKLRHRLRNFLEPRTAGILEAINQELLDVANQQLKGQGKKGLVVIVDNLDRVHNQAGPAGRLLPEYLFIDRGQQLRQLNCHLVYTIPLSLIFSSECETLKNRLGGGITPKVLPMVPVKTRTGETFPLGMKLLRQMVLTRAFPQSSTEEQEEKIIQLFQTPDLLDRLCQVSGGHMRNLLGMLFSCLQQEDPPFSRDILEAVIRDRRDYLTTSIKDEEWELLYQVVTQQSVQGELEYLTLLRSMFVFEYRDSQGSWFALNPALREHQKFKQWLAQKAVRTPTPS